The window GGCCGCCCGCGCCTCGGCCTCGGCCGGGTCGGCGGCCAGCTTGACGCCGCCGGCCTTGCCCCGTCCGCCGGCGAGTACCTGCGCCTTGACCACCACCGGCACCCCGAGCCGCTCAGCCGCCGCGCGGGCTGCGGCCGGCGTGGTTGCGATCTCGCCGGGGAGGGTGGGGATGCCGTGACGGGCGAGGATCTCCTTGCTGCGGAACTCCTGGAGCTTCACGGCCCGGAGCGTACCCGACCGGCCGCGCGGTCGACCGGCCACCGGGCGCGAGCCGGGCTGCCTACACTTGGGGCGTGACCTACCAGGTGACCCTCATTCCCGGTGACGGGATCGGGCCCGAGATCGCGGCGGCCGCCCGCGAGGTGCTCGAGGCCACCGGCGTGGCTTTCGAATGGGACGAGCAGACGGCCGGAGAGGCCACCCTGGCCAGCGAGGGCAATCCGCTGCCGGATCGCGTCATCGACAGCGTGCGACGCACCAAGGTCGCCCTCAAGGGGCCGATCACGACTCCGGTGGGAATGGGGTTCCGGAGCGTCAACGTCGCCCTGCGCCAGGCATTGACCCTGTACGCCAACGTGCGACCCGCCCGCAGCTTCGTCGGCGTCGCGTCCCGCTACTCCGACGTCGACCTGGTCATCGTCCGCGAGAACACCGAGGACCTGTACGCGGGAATCGAGCGTGCGGTCAGCGCCGACCACGCGGAGAGCACCAAGATCATCACCCGTGGCGCGTCCGAGCGGATCGCCCGCTACGCGTTCGAGTACGCGGTGCGGAACGGACGGAAGGTCGTCACCGCCGTCCACAAGGCGAACATCATGAAGCTCACCGACGGCCTGTTCCTGGACAGCTGCCGGCGGGTTGCGGCGGACTACGAGGGGCGCATCGGGTTCCAGGATCGGATCGTGGACAACATGTGCATGCAGCTGGTCCAGAAGCCGGAGACGTATGACGTCCTGGTGGCCCCCAACCTGTACGGGGACATCATCAGCGACCTGACCGCCGGCCTGGTCGGTGGGCTGGGCCTCGCCCCGGGCGCGAACATCGGGGAGGAGGCGGCCGTGTTCGAGGCGGTCCATGGATCGGCCCCGAAGTACGCCGGCCAGGACCGGGCCAACCCGACCGCGCTCATCCTTTCCGGCGCGCTCCTGCTCCGGCACATCGGGGAGACGGCGGCCGGCGCGGCGGTCGAGGACGCCGTCCGGGCGGTTATCGGCGAGGGAGCCATCCGGACCGCCGACCTGGGTGGCACATCCGGGACCCGCGCGTACGGCGAGGCAGTGGCGGCCCGGGTGCAGGCCCTGAGATCCGCCGCATGACGATCGCGTCGCGGCTGGCCCGGGCCCAGGCCCGCGTGGTCAGCTACCGCGTCTCCTGGGCCCAGCTGGCCTGGTTCGGTCATCGGCTGTCGGGGATCGGGGTCCTCGCCTACCTATTCGTGCACATCGTGGAGACGTCCATGGTGACCCTGGGCCCAACCG is drawn from Chloroflexota bacterium and contains these coding sequences:
- a CDS encoding isocitrate/isopropylmalate dehydrogenase family protein; the encoded protein is MTYQVTLIPGDGIGPEIAAAAREVLEATGVAFEWDEQTAGEATLASEGNPLPDRVIDSVRRTKVALKGPITTPVGMGFRSVNVALRQALTLYANVRPARSFVGVASRYSDVDLVIVRENTEDLYAGIERAVSADHAESTKIITRGASERIARYAFEYAVRNGRKVVTAVHKANIMKLTDGLFLDSCRRVAADYEGRIGFQDRIVDNMCMQLVQKPETYDVLVAPNLYGDIISDLTAGLVGGLGLAPGANIGEEAAVFEAVHGSAPKYAGQDRANPTALILSGALLLRHIGETAAGAAVEDAVRAVIGEGAIRTADLGGTSGTRAYGEAVAARVQALRSAA